From the Echeneis naucrates chromosome 7, fEcheNa1.1, whole genome shotgun sequence genome, the window TAGGGAATTGGATTATAACTAAAATTATTGGGCCTTTGGAATTCcacattaaatttaattttgaaaattgcATATTTGTTCCCATTAAAAATATCAGGAAACTGAGATTATGATTGTAGAACTGATTTTACGTTAAGTTGAATATATTCATTCAAGGTGGAGAAAACTTTGTAAACATGAGGACAGTTCTCCACAAATGGAGGACTTACTCTGCCGACTGTAACTAAACAAATTAACATGGGAAATACAGGAAAAGGAGTATTGGAACATGTATGTAACTGCAAATATGACCACAAGAGATGTTTGGAAGGCAGTCCATGCATTAAAAGGACAGTTATGGACTGGAAGTCACACAACCCAAAGGACGTTCAACAGGCTCATGTGAAATCACAAGAAatggacattttaaaacaactATGAATTACAACTTATTTACAATTTGGCATGAAAAGGTCTAACTGAGTATAACCAGATAAGTACAGTGAAAAACTGTCACCTTTGTGCCTTTGCTGAGGTTTGAGATGGTGCTAAGGAGTGTCTTGTTCTTGCAGGTGGTGATGGGCTACTCTCACTCCCTGATTATTGCCAGACAGGACACTCAACAGGAACAGGAGAAACTGAAGAAGCTGCCCGAGTACAACCCCAGAACAATTTGATTAGGTGGGCAACAGCAACACCTCAACCTTTTTCACTAGAACAGGGACTGGCGATGCTCAGCAGGAACACCTGACCTGTTAGTCAATGCTGGTCTCACAAGTGTGCTAGTGGGATGGTTGAGTTCAGGGGAAGACACTCAAAAGTCTGACAGCTATCCACCCATCTCAACTACCCACAAAGTGGTTCTGAACCAATTTGGacaaataagagaaaatatGACTGGAGACAAATCCTCTGGATGGTTCCTCTCACATTCACTGGTCAAAGATACTTTCACTTCACACTTAAAGTGAACCTGCAAGTTTCTCCACGCACTTCACACCTGGCAGAGTTGTGCTTCCCAAAactcttttccattttgtaaTACAGCCAAATGTTGATGTCTTCATGTCTCTTGTtcggttgttgtttttttgttgcagtaTTTGAAATTATAATGTTGTTTGTCACATTTACGGGTGCTACAGCAGAACCCTCAGTCTTTTCCTACTAAGGGGTTTTCAAAGACTAATACTCCATACCTGTGCCTTTTTCTACATGTGTGTTCAGGTTATGGAAGTcttgtttatttagtttagaAGATCAGCTGATCAGTCCAATTTAATGTTTATGGCAGTGTgagttggtgtgtgtgcagctgccACAGGTTACAATCAGGATTTGGAACATGATGTTCTGAGTTAGTGCACTCCACTCGATGTTACATTCCTTTTGTCTTCTTCAGTCTTCTGTGTTTGCATCAAGGATGCACACCTCAGTCCTTTAAAGACCACTGTGTCTGCTAGTTCTTGTCTTTGCTAATTTGATTAATATTAACTATTCCAGTGCTTGAAGCGGTTTTAAAAGCAAATCTGAAAGTTCAGAACCAATAATGCACTGTCTAGATATGGTTCAATATGTCAAGGTGTCCTGGAAAAAAcggtttgttttaaaaacagcagaggttCTGCAATCTGTACCGTATTCTTTTTTAATAGTGAAATTTTCTCTGGACTATattgtttttcaattaaatggtaaaataaagatgaaaagatACCATTGAGTTTTCTTCACCTaatccagttttttttctcctagtTTTAATAGTCTCAAGTTTTGATGGTGCTGAACATCCACAAAAAAAGGATGAAGCCATTGGTACAAATGTGTAAAACATGGTGGCATAAAAGCATCAAAGAAGCAGGTACTCATTGTTCCAGGGTTCCACATTTTTAGTAAGGCCCATGAACAATGTGtacaaaaaaattttaaaaatactgGCAGCAACAAAGGAGCTACTCAGTTTCAGCTGATTGCAGCAGAGCTCAACCTTTTCCTTCAGGCTCACACCTCACTGAGATCTCACCTTTTCTACTCAGTCTCCACCTCTTATTAATCTTTTCAATCACACctagcccctcccctcccagtagctttaacatttttacatcttCCATAATGACTGTTGACTCACAGGCTAAAAGAAATAAGCAATAAACTCAATAAATACTAAAACCAAACCTTCCCCCTCTAATCTCTGACTCAGCTTGACAAAGTGATTGACAGCTGCCAAAGTCCTGTGGTTGCATGTGTGCACTCCATGAAATAACCTTACCCACAGAAGTTAGCAGGGTTCCCAACATAAggccaaaacaaaaatgcatttcctGTATTAGTTTATGTtgtcaaaacaaatacacattttattccttttcagtttttttaactTAAAGTGTGGCGATAAGAATGGAAAGCCATCCATATGGCTCACTGAGTTTCTATGGTTTTTGACTTCAAATCATAAATTTAAAAATTAGAAAtacaagacattttaaaaacttcaaaataaagcctCTAGGGGCATTTATCAAGGTAAAACCAGCTTTTGGAATCAAAATTACTAACCTCTATTAGTATTTGGCTTGAGACCAGAGGGACTTGGGTATACCTACTGATTGTACTTCTGGGCAACTATGTAGTTCACTGGCCTTCACATAAGTtacatcacatttttttccagcttgtgattcttgtgtatatgtgtgtatatggtATACAACATTCTTGTATGTGCTGTGCAGCAACATGAGGAGGTAAGGTAAGGTGTGCCTGTGCAAAAGGTTTTCCAAAAGTAAAAATCTTGATTTATGAGTCAGTAAAATAAACCAACACAGGTTTAAAAATTCATAATTTCAAAATGGATTTGCAGATTGAAGTCCTTTTTGTCAGCCTTGTGTGTAGATAACCAGACTTGGTGAGAATCATATGAATATCCTTGGAATAGTTTGTTTTGGGTTTAAGTTCGatgttttttcaaaatgcatGCAAAATTAAACATGTAAGCACAAGTCCAACACACTGACgtgcaaccactcacactccttGAATATACAAAAGGAGCATTCATCTTAAATTACATACAAACTATTTTTACAACATGGCGGTTTTGTCACTTGGACAAGCAAGGTAACCAATTCCAAAACACCTAGTTTCAACCAAATGATACATCAGGTGCAGTATTCCTTACAGATGCAAATGATATGTCCTGTACTCAAGCATTATTCAGTGTTGACCCCCAcccaagagaaaataaatttgtcCCCTCCACTCTCTCAAAATAGATGCGtgggcaactggacttgtatttgtctattaAGATGTTTCGCCTCTTATgcaaggggcttcatcagttcatgccTGTTGGTTTACTAGTCtgcactagtctgaccaagacAGTGGAAAaagacccaggtatttaacctctgtgggtgtgttcaccaaaaagtacctgtgaaagtactgCTTTCATTTGACCATTGTTGTGAGTTGTCTATTTGAATTGAACAGGAAGATGTTCTTGCCTGCTAGGCTGTTGGCCTGCTGCACCTCCATTGGTGCCCATTATGCTAGCGGTCATCAGCCGGGGACCACCTTTCACCGATGTTTTGCCCCTTAACCTGGAATATCTCCTGGTGGACAGGGACATCTCCCAGTCACACCCGCAGCTAGCCTTTCTCAGGAGCTGCTCACTCCCCATGCCTCGTCCCGCCTCTTCAGCCAGAGTCAGTAGCTTGCTTTATCTGCCTCCTCTGCCAGCTCCTTGGTGGCTTTGTGCAGCTCCTTGCCCCTCAGCCCTTGCTCTTTCAGCAGGCAAGTTGTTTAGCCTCCCACAAACCCTCTGGTGCCCACCTCCAGTGGGAATAATCGTTTGCTCAAGCCATTCTCCCGGCATTCTGCGACCAGGTCAGTGTACTTCGCCCTCTTCCTCTCATAGGCTCCATCCATCCCCTCCTcccatggcacagtcagctcCACAAGCAGCGCAGAACTCGCCACCCTGGTCCAAAGCACGATATCCGGCCATAGTGTGGTGCTGCAGATCTCTCCTGGGAAATGGAGCTGCCTACCCAGGTCGCAGACCTGCTCAGTGCCCAACCACTGTTGAAGGTTTTGGGGGGAGGGCAGAGTGTCATAGGTTGCCCTGAGGAGGAAGCTGAGTCGAGCCTGCGGCAGTTTCCAGAGGTCTGCACTCCCTCCCACGTCGTCCAGCGCCACTGCCTTGACCCTGTACTCTTCCTCAGCCGTCTTTGTCACTTCGGAGATTACAAGatcctttctctccttccctcacCGTCTCATCTGCAGAGTCCCTCAGCTCCATCACCAGCCTTGCCTTTTCCTGCCTGTACCCTAGGCTGATTGATTTCAGGGGAAGCTGGAGTATGTTGCTTCCATAAAGGCTGTTAATTCTCCTGGGTACAGATGAAAGGGCGACATTGTAAATGGGAGATAGGTGATGTCGCAGACCCCCTCCCCTGTTAAGGGATGGTTTTTCCATCACAAAAATGGCTTATTTTACTCCTCTTTCCaaccatctgtcctctctgtccaaaatcttgacattgctgtcttcaaaggagtgtgccttttcctttagatgggaatagacagctgagactggacctgaggagttttcccttctgtgttgggccatgCATTTGTTTAAGGGTTGTTTAGTCTCCCCTCATCCCCTCCAGTCTCAAGAACCCTAGAACACACATGCTTGATGATTTAGCACAAGTAGAAAGTTTACAACTAAGCTGTGTCACTGTTATGAACATTATGCTGACATGTTGTGTTCTCTGTAACATCTACAGTTGATCTCAAACTTGGTGCATTTTTCCactaaaagaacaaaagaaacagaaaaatatgtctgtatggaaaacagcatttatttaaatgtacaaaatcATATGAGTTTTTGATTtaatcttcatcctcctcctcctcttcatcctggTTGATCTGGAAGTAACGGAGCTCATAGCTTTCCTTAGTGTTGGCCACCACACGCAGCCAGTCACGGAGATTATTCTTCTTCAGGTACTTCTTGGTCAGATACTTCAAGTatctgcaaaacacaaaagtgtttgttttagaACAAAATTACTCTCCCATCAACCCTAACCATCTGACAATTGACAAAAcctcacacaacaacaaagtcccTAACAGTAGTAATTCTGACTTTGCTGATTGAGAAATTTGAGATTTATATCCACACTAAATGCAATTAAAACACATTCctaaaaacactgcaaaaattCTTAATCATTGTTGTGGAAGAAAAAtgcaatatgtttttttgtcatgGCCAGACAGTGTAGTTTCAACTCAAACTCAGGAAGTAAGTTCAAGAAAGTAAACAAAGCAACCAGGGAAAATGCATGGGCATAGAAGGATGAATAATACCCAAACATTTAGTATACCTGAGACCTCTGGCACCAGCACTCCAACAGCAGTCCCCAAAGGCTGAAAGTCTtaaacatgcacaaatgcattttGATCGAAAGATCACAGATTTCCAAGCAAGCAGATCAAATGGTGAAAAGAATTGTCATAAGTATATGATCAAGACAATGCAGAAGTTCCTAGCTGTACAAGGGTTCTGGCAACCTCCAGTTCAAGAGAACTAGTTTCCATTTTCTCAAAATGGTCCCCTTTCCTTATACATACCTCCTCAGCTCAAAACTCCCCCTATCTGAACCTATATTCAAGAACACGTTGAGAAGCATGCTTTTAAATTTTGAGGCACAGGATTTTTTAGGTTAAGAGGGGTCATCTCACTTAGAGTTCTATTTACTGTAACACTttcaggttttttgtttttttttaatgtttagcTTTCACCACTCTTTCATGTATCAGCATTCACCACTTACTTCCCCTTCACAGCCACCCAGCTCTATTTTAAACAGCCATTGGGATCATGTTACTCACATAATTTGGAACCCTGTAATTTGCTAAGGAATCAGTAGAGCAAAGTTTTCAAGACTGTGTCCAAATGAAGATTGGATGAAAACTTTATACAGGaaacagttttctttaatttgcttacaacagaattcattcattcatcttctaccacttatgcATTTCTGGGCCAGacgggctgctggagccaatcccagctcgcactgggtgagggcggggtcaccctggacacatagacacacagagaccaacaaccaacaacactcagacctacagacacgttagagcagtgcttctcaattattttctattGCGCCCCCCCCGcctagaaagaagaaaataccCCCTCCCCCGACTCTCTACCACGACTATAAATGGTTTAacttgtctataaaattgttgtAAGTACACCTCTTTATAACATTGTTTTCTTAtcatcattaaagaaaacaagaaaataaaggaatataGATAATACTTTATTCTtgtacaacatttttttttccaccagctTTTGGAGGAATGAAACAGTGAGCcttataaatatttacattaaaaaaatatttgctcgCCTGAAAAACAGGACTAAGGAATAGCAGTCCATACAGCAACCATTTACAACTTATACTGGCAAAAATGGATTCTACCAACATTACAATTTTGTAAAAGTAACCTTATattatagtttttttcccctatttGGGCTGTTCCTGATTTTGGATCACAACAGCAAGTTAGCTCTCTGGCTTGCACGATTGATTTGGCAAAATTTTTTTTGCTAGATGCCCTTCCTGCTGAAACTCTCACCAATTCTCCATGCTTGGAACCAGCACAAGCCTACCAGTGGCTTGCgctgtggctggggtttgaacccagggcTTTATTCTGTATAGTTCATAGCTTAACTTGTCAATCTATAACTAGGCATGGATGATATGGCCAAAATTCAAATCACGATATATTCCTACAAGATCCCCTACAACAGATGTCTGTACCTACAAACTTCAAAAGAATTAGTTCCTGGAGTCTATAAAACCTTCTCCTCCACAACTATATAATACTTTAGATATAAAAATGGTACGAGTAAATCAATGTTcaccttttatttgtattcaggAATCACACACAATCGAAAAACAAGATCGCATtgtcaaacagacaaaaagctCAACTTTGtcaatatgaatatatttaagGCAACTATAAAATAGGCAGATTATCTCATTCTTGTGTAACTagactaaataaaataaaaaaaatacaaaggggCTCTGAGTTAttacagaataaagaaaaaaagagtgaactacattaaatgtgtgacagtggtgattttgtttttgagagGTGCCTAATTTTCAGGTCAATATGGATTCTGCTCCTCGCCTAATTTTAGCAGCATATTACACAGTCTCTGGTCTGAGGCTTATCAGTCTGCGTGAGTGATTTATAGCAGATACACTTGAACTGTTTCTTACCTTTTGGAGAAGGGCACCTCAGAGGACACAGTAATCTTGCTCTTGCTCCTCTCGATGGAAACCACACCACCACCCAGATTTCCAGCTTTCCCATTCACCTTTATGCGCTCCTGAAGAAACTGCTCCTAGAAACACCACATTTCCAGGAACATTTCATCCTTCTGATGTTCATTTCTCAGGCTAAAGTCTGCACCTTTCATGGTACAAGCATAGGTTGTTGTTAGTGGACTTACAAAGTTGGCAGCATCCATTATACCATCTTCAACAGGATGAGTgcagtccagagtgaacttcaggacctgcttcttcttcttaccACCTTTACCGGTGTTCTGCTtcttctgcaaacacaaaaccgAACTCTCAGTTCAGAAACACCATTGGACATACACATTTAAAGATGGTGTTTGTAACACCCTCAAAACAGCggctgctgagaaaaaaaaatcattcagcaTGGCTATAACCGTAGCTGATCTGGGCCAGTGACGATCAAAACTTTgggaaaacatattttagaaTAAGACGATTTTACCCTCCAACATGAGACCGCTTTATCAGATGAAGTTAACACACATGGAAGAGCCGGACACAGCCGAGCCAACACAAACCTGTTTCAGTCAACAGTGAGGGTTTACATGTGATAAAACCGATAAAACAAAGCACTGTCACACAACCATCTGCTGGTGAGGACTGGCTGGGTTAACAACGTGGTGAGCTTCGGACCGACGCTACCAAGCTAGCAGCAGCGAGAAGGATCCACAGGCCTCCGAAAAAACCGCTACCAACGACTTTAGAGACGCTTCAAAGCAGAGCCCCAACCCGCCTCTGTCACCAAGGCTGTCACAACAAAACTGCTGTTTCACTACACCCGCTTTCTGCGTGTCTCAGAGCGGAGAACGTGTCATTTTGGTGGATTTATTAACACGCGATTTTACTTACAATAGGCGCCATGGCGGAGAagcaaacagagaggaggagcgGCTCGTGCGCATGCGCTAAAATGAACAACTCAAAAGCCGAATAATCGATCGAATCGGATCGAGAGAGAGCGTGTGAAAATGTGACACTACCAATATATGCGTATAATTTACTTTGCTGGTAGAGAAAAACTCACTGACTTTTCAAAAAAATGGCTTATATAGGCTTACCAAACACCCAAAGATGctcttgtatttatttatttaaaaggatCCCCATTAGCTGTCACCAAAGTGGGACAAGCTAATCTTCCTGGGGTCCGCAACCAACAAATCACTTAACAATGATAATATAAAAGCAGTAAAACATCGTAGAcatcattttaaacatcatcatcagaatGAGTTATGACAATCGTAACTATTACATtcatacagtaaatacagtatgTCCACTCCCTGCTCAGAATTCAAATAGTGCACTCTCAGATGGTACTTGAAAGATACTATTTAGTTAACATATATTCAGGAGACAGTTATTCCAATGATCGATAGCACCATAAATAACTGTTTTCTTTAAagcatttgatttttttaacaTGGTAACATCATCTGGCCATCATCAACTGACCTAATCACATGAGAATGAACCTGATCACATCCGACAATTTGGTTATCCAAGAAACCAGGTTGAGATGAAAAGACAGTGTTTGTGAAAAATGTAGTTGTATTGAAATCCAACCTGCTCTCTACTGTTAACCATGAGAGTTGGCGGTGCATACTGACAGTATTTGTTCTTATGGAACGATGTAATACTAACCTGGCTGCACTGTTCTGGGCAGTTTGTAATTTCTTTAGTTTACCTTTAGATGCAGAGGACCATACGGGGGCACAATGTTTGTATCAAATTTCTTATTGTGTCATAGAGAGAACACATCCTAAAAAGGCTGTAAATAGCCACATATTAGTTTAAGGGGGTTAGTGTTATGGTTAGGGGCTTTGTAAGTTTGTAAGTAAGGAATGGAGCGAGCAGTGTATATTTTGTTATCTGTTACAAACTGCCCGTTTTTTAAGCGTGTTGATAAGACGTCTGATAGAAGGAAGCAAATTAACATCAGAGGTGTGAGAATGTCTGAAGGCAAAGTGAAATTCAACTTACAGGTGACTACATAACAGTAGTATTGTTATTATACAGGCACAAATTTCAGGTTTCAAATTCAGCTGTTTTTAGACAGCTTTGAGGCATCAGAGGTCGTCCAACAGAGCCAAAGGGGGTCAGCTGATTCAATATTTACCCCTGGAGGCCAACTGAGCATCCCACTTGGTTCTGTTTGCCACTCAATGAAAGGCACCCTCCTCCTGTGAGAAGCAATTTGTTATCATTTGCTGTGATGCTGTCGCCTCAGCTCGGTGAGTCTAGAGAAGGCAAGCAGGCAGCAAATATAGGAGGTGTGGCATCCAGCAGTCTGTCAGAGTATTTCACCCTTACACTGTTTATTCAGTACTGGGGATGTCAGGCCACAATCACACTGGTCACATCTGTGCCGAATTAGATAGAATGAATTCATGACATTTGTTAGACCCACTTCACATCAGCAAAGTGCACTGtacaaaaaacaagaagcaaAATAATACAGAGAAAACATCAAATACATAAAAAGATATCGATAACAGCTGGCAAGGAAGTgatatttaaatgaatgttgtaaaaaaaaaaactattttctgtggttttagttgatatgtttgagttgttttcacactgaaaaaaaacaaacaaaaaaaaaaactgatttcacaTCCACAGTCTGTTTTAGTTGAACGACGTTAAATCAACTCTGTCTGCTCATGCTGGAGTTGGCAGCAATTTGCGACTTTGACGAAAACTTTCTAAAACTGGCGGTGGTTTGTTGGAGGGACTCCAGGCTACGTGCAGGTACTCATGTCCTCACAACAGCTGGCTCAACATCGCCTTTTTTCCAACATTTAGACGTGGGCGTTGTTCAGCGGGGAGATTTCTGCTGCGGCAGGCAAATGTGAAGAATAAAGCCCCAAACACAGCACACGCCGAGCTGACGTTTTCCTGCGCTGACTCCTCCATACCAAACCCAGAGCTTTGGGTAAGTTGGTGCTCGCTTTTatgggaggggaggagggcCGAGCAGAGGAATCACAGCCCTGCAAACTTCTCCTCCTCAGACACACCGCTGTCCGGACAGTTGGAGCTGGCTGAAGATGAGGTTTCAATCCTTGCTGCTGTTCTCAGGACTTTTTCTGTGCGCACTTCCCTCCCTGACAAACTGCGAAGAGCAGCGAATCCCCGAAGGTAAGGCAGGGATACAAACTTTGTCTTCACCACAGACAACACCGCTGCGACACGTTTATTAGCGCGTAGTTTCGAGGCTGTGGTCCGCGAGGACCCAGGCCCCCGGCACAGCCATCCACCTGGGAGAAAAGTCCGTCAAGAAGGGGAGACGAAGCAGCGCGCTTCTGCGTGTTTAGGCACAGCTTCCACGGCGCTGCACACGGCACggtgcagcagacacacagccagCCTTTCAGCATGCACGAGTGATCTGAAGTGATTTCACGGTGTAAAGAGCTGGCTGCGATAACGGAATGCTCTGAACATGAGCTGGGAAAGTGACGGCGCTGTGGAGGACCTCCATGCCGCTGACGTGGACAGGCTGTCGGCGCAGGAACACTGTACGCCATCGTTAACCAAACGCTAGGTGGCCACAGTGAAATGGTGTTAATGAAGCCTCTGGGcatgttgaaaaacaaaaacgaggCTACTGATTTGCGCACATGATGAGACTTATCCAAAACGCTTCACGAAGATAAAGCTGACATGTCTGCGAAGGTTCTCTCTCATTCAGGTCGTAGTCATCCAAAGAAAATTGAGTCCAATCGCACTCAACTCCATTTTCTTAAAGTTAAGATGCTTTTTTCCCTGTGAAATAATATGTACCATAAACCAAATCCTGTTCCCTGTTTGGTCAAACACACCCAAAGACTGGACCTTTGAAATGTTGTCCCTCCCTTAACAGAATCATCAGGACGATCTATggaaaaatcaatgaaaaaaaaatatgaaactcaTCTAAAACCACATCAGAACCAACGTGTCCAGTCCTAGTAACATTTTCATTagaagtaaaaagaaataatttttctatATACTGaaacaacacattttacacataGCATCACTCAGCCTTAACAAACACTTTGCCCGTGATAGCTTGATTTCTTTTAAAGTCTTGGGAAATATGAAAAGTCTAGGTTTTTACCTCCGTCTTTTGATGcttctgatttgatttagagTTGCAGCTTGCAGTGGGGGAAAAGTGTTGAACActcaacattttcatgtatattaaaataaaaggaagacTTTTGAATTAACTTCAAAAATccacatacataaataaactaACAAGACTATAATTAAAGTTGCGtgcttatttaatttttcttctttccacttGATAACAAACAGAAACGTATTTACTTAGTGGTGAATAAGCCTCCTGCAGTGACAGCTTTAAGGCAGTCATTGTAGAGGGACACAACTGAATGCAGTGCTCTGCTGAAACCATTGTCTTTAAATCTTGAACATACTTTGAGGCCCTCTTTTCAAACCCTGATCTTCAGTTCCTTCTGCCAACGCTGAATTGTACTGAGGTCAGTGCTGTGTCCTCCAGACCAGGAGGGGTAGTCTATCGTTATCTGTTAGTCCCTGCACAGATGTGATGTATGTTGTTGAGAACGAACGTGCAGTAAAAGCAGTATAAAAAATTAGTCTGCCTAACTTCCACCCAGAACAGTCCGGTGATCATAGTTGATTCTGTCGCcttgattttctctctctgaaatcCAATTGAGATTTTCCTTGGGTTTACGTTTTGGGTTATTATGCTGTTGGAAGGTCCATCTATGTGTCGTCCACGTTGGACGGACGGGTTAAACAATGATTCATCAATGTACTGTCAAATGAGCTGACCCAATTCAGTACTGAATCAGAAAATCCCTAAATCAACCATTTCTGCTGTAATAAAACCCCCCACCTGTGGGGCCCTTGTGGCTGCCGCTGTTGTGCGTGTTGTGTGATTTATGGTGTGTCAGGGCCACACAATAGATATGACAGAAACGGGTAGTGGTACTAGGTCATTATAATCAGCGCCAACAACTTTGAAAGCCGTCATTTGGATACATTTTAGAGTCAGGTGTCAAagtggcagaggaggaagttgACCAAACTTATATCTTATGGCTTTGCAAGTCTCTATTAAAATACTGCAACAATACAATGAAACTGCGCAGCCATTTTAACAGTCACCATGCAGGTGTTATGCAACCTCTGGACAAAGCTAACACTTTTAATCATAAACAGATATGATGTAATTATAGCATTGTTGTGTTCTGCAAATATATTTGAGGCACTTTACTGTTAATGTTAAATTCTCTGCTAATATATAGTGATATTACAATATAATGAAATGGTAAAGTGCATTTAGGGGTCAGAATGTTAATACTAGACGATAAATCACCAATTACTTTTTTAGAAATGTTAGAAGTTATTCCAAGGAATTATTTGGGTATTGTTACTGAATCAATATTGAAACATAATGGATCAA encodes:
- the LOC115046086 gene encoding 60S ribosomal protein L22 isoform X1, with translation MAPIKKQNTGKGGKKKKQVLKFTLDCTHPVEDGIMDAANFEQFLQERIKVNGKAGNLGGGVVSIERSKSKITVSSEVPFSKRYLKYLTKKYLKKNNLRDWLRVVANTKESYELRYFQINQDEEEEEDED
- the LOC115046086 gene encoding 60S ribosomal protein L22 isoform X2, whose amino-acid sequence is MAPIKQNTGKGGKKKKQVLKFTLDCTHPVEDGIMDAANFEQFLQERIKVNGKAGNLGGGVVSIERSKSKITVSSEVPFSKRYLKYLTKKYLKKNNLRDWLRVVANTKESYELRYFQINQDEEEEEDED